In Melopsittacus undulatus isolate bMelUnd1 chromosome 6, bMelUnd1.mat.Z, whole genome shotgun sequence, the following proteins share a genomic window:
- the CLDN16 gene encoding claudin-16, producing the protein MRFFLQYVGCFFAFLSTGFLIASTWTDCWMVNADDSLEVSTKCRGLWWECVTNVFDGIQTCDEYDSIFAEHPVKLVLTRAMMITADILSGFGFLFLVLGLDCVKFLPDEPLIKLRICLVSGVMLLIAGLPGITGSVWYAIDVYVERSSLVFHNVFLGIQYKFGWSCWLGMAGSLGCFLSGALLTCCMYLFRETSSGRLHSAYSLRKGYSSTGTIVTNVHLPSSQTATAKMYAVDTRV; encoded by the exons ATGAGGTTTTTCCTCCAGTATGTGGgctgtttttttgctttcttgtctACTGGGTTTTTGATAGCATCTACCTGGACAGACTGCTGGATGGTGAACGCTGATGATTCCCTGGAG GTGAGTACAAAATGCCGTGGCCTATGGTGGGAATGTGTCACAAACGTTTTTGATGGGATCCAAACTTGTGATGAGTACGACTCTATCTTCGCCGAGCACCCTG TGAAGCTGGTCCTGACCCGAGCCATGATGATCACAGCAGATATCCTGTCAGGATTTGGATTTCTCTTCCTTGTCCTGGGACTGGACTGTGTGAAATTCCTTCCTGATGAACCACTCATCAAGCTGCGCATCTGCCTGGTCTCTGGAGTTATGTTGCTCATTGCAG GTCTCCCAGGAATTACTGGCTCGGTGTGGTACGCCATTGATGTCTACGTGGAACGCTCCTCTCTGGTCTTCCACAACGTGTTTCTGGGCATTCAGTACAAGTTTGGCTGGTCATGTTGGCTCGGCATGGCAGGATCACTTGGTTGTTTCTTATCTGGGGCCCTGCTCACCTGCTGCATGTATCTTTTCAGAG AGACCAGCTCTGGAAGACTCCACTCTGCTTACTCCTTGAGGAAAGGCTATTCCTCAACTGGGACAATTGTAACAAATGTGCATTTGCCATCCTCGCAAACAGCTACTGCCAAAATGTATGCAGTTGACACAAGAGTATGA